The genomic region CCACCGAATCGGCGCCCGCCAGGATGACGTTGCCGACCACCGGGTCCATCGTGCGCGGCCCTGCGCCGTTGCCGCAGACCGTGCCGTCCATCGCCGTGAAGATCCCCGGGTGCAGCTCCTTCTGCATCGACACCAGGTCGACCAGCACCTCGTGCATGTGCTTGTGGGCGTAGTGCCGGACCTCCTTCAGGAGACCGCCGAAGGAGTTCTTGATCGACCCCGTGGTGATCGCGTGTCCGTGGGTCTTCACCGTGGGCAGGTGGACGATGTTCTTGCCCGGGTACATCGCCGGGATCTGGATCCCTTCCGGGAAGATGTCGTTCAGCTTCAAGAGAGGCGTCTTGAACTTGAAGACGCGCCACTCGACCTCCGGGAGCGCCGTGAACCGGAGCCCGAGCGAATCGAGCACCGGGAGCCAGCGATTGTTCCGGGCTCCCTTCCACGGATCGGTGACCACGGTCTTGTTCTCGGCCGGCAGGATACGCGCCCGGTCGTAGCCGTCCTCGAGCATCGCCTTGAGCACCCCCTCGACCTGCCACGGCTGGCTGGAGCAGGCCGGGAAGTACTTCGTCCAGGAGAGATTGAGCTTGATGATCGTCGGGATGGCCGGGTCGATGACGGATCGGTACGAGGCCAGCCGCATGAGACGGCCGTAGTCCTCGACGACCGTTTGCGGCCGGGTGCGCAGGACGGCGATTTTCGGACGGGGCATGACCGTTGTCCTCCCCGACATTATAGGCCGTAAGGCGCCGGCGGGCACGGCCGCGCCCTCCCGCAAGGGCCGTCGCGCG from Candidatus Dormiibacterota bacterium harbors:
- a CDS encoding DUF362 domain-containing protein → MPRPKIAVLRTRPQTVVEDYGRLMRLASYRSVIDPAIPTIIKLNLSWTKYFPACSSQPWQVEGVLKAMLEDGYDRARILPAENKTVVTDPWKGARNNRWLPVLDSLGLRFTALPEVEWRVFKFKTPLLKLNDIFPEGIQIPAMYPGKNIVHLPTVKTHGHAITTGSIKNSFGGLLKEVRHYAHKHMHEVLVDLVSMQKELHPGIFTAMDGTVCGNGAGPRTMDPVVGNVILAGADSVAIDSVAARIMGFDPMSIPYLRMCHDKRLGVADPREIDLVGDDISGLNLHFKVSRSLVIWGDQMLRKGPLRFLEKIALHSPLVVWAPAASNFYHDLLWYPTIGRAKIARFRGTEWGRLFDERYGGPRDKAGVVPGSAGVPARHA